In Streptomyces sp. RFCAC02, the following proteins share a genomic window:
- a CDS encoding DUF4430 domain-containing protein, whose translation MHLPLTRRTGTALTAVVTAALAFTGATAGPAAAADPVTVTLTVTASDGVVFDGEVTTTGHTVTPATGAAHLCDGTNAGANPTAGATPTAALDDAADGAGFDWDGVWYASFDDYLVTSIDGRPQDADHFYLLTVNGAEATVGGCQLLLDEGDEVAFTWTEIG comes from the coding sequence ATGCACCTGCCCCTGACCCGCCGCACCGGAACCGCCCTGACCGCCGTCGTGACCGCCGCGCTGGCGTTCACCGGTGCCACGGCCGGCCCGGCGGCCGCCGCCGACCCGGTCACCGTCACCCTCACCGTCACCGCATCCGACGGCGTGGTGTTCGACGGCGAGGTGACCACGACCGGCCACACCGTCACCCCGGCGACCGGCGCGGCGCACCTGTGCGACGGCACCAACGCCGGCGCCAACCCGACCGCCGGCGCCACCCCGACCGCGGCCCTGGACGACGCGGCCGACGGAGCCGGCTTCGACTGGGACGGCGTCTGGTACGCGTCGTTCGACGACTACCTGGTGACGAGCATCGACGGCCGGCCGCAGGACGCCGACCACTTCTACCTGCTCACCGTCAACGGCGCGGAGGCGACGGTCGGCGGCTGCCAGCTCCTCCTGGACGAGGGCGACGAAGTCGCCTTCACCTGGACCGAAATAGGCTGA
- a CDS encoding ECF transporter S component: MSGTRPRRAARVTALRVGPRASAVLCVASAIGLAMFCWPLLSPPQPQAMAHAGHAPLLFVVLLPVVIALVLAELSEGGIDPRTLALLGVLAAVNAALRPLGAGTAGIETVFFLLILAGRVLGPGFGFALGAVSLFASALLTAGVGPWLPFQMMAAGWVGLGAGLLPRRPTGRAEIALLAAYGAVSAYAFGLVMNLWFWPYATGTGTDLSIDPEAPWTTNLRTFLLYTLVTSTIGWDTGRAVTNVLTVCALGPAVLTTLRRAARRAAFDTPVTFAGRAPAAGDTATGVPPGADDKEAPIR, encoded by the coding sequence ATGAGCGGCACCCGGCCCCGCCGCGCGGCACGCGTCACGGCGCTGCGGGTCGGCCCCCGCGCGAGCGCCGTCCTGTGCGTCGCGAGCGCCATCGGCCTCGCCATGTTCTGCTGGCCGCTCCTGAGCCCGCCGCAGCCCCAGGCCATGGCCCACGCCGGTCACGCGCCGCTGCTCTTCGTCGTGCTGCTGCCGGTCGTCATCGCCCTGGTGCTCGCCGAGCTGTCCGAGGGCGGCATCGACCCGAGGACGCTCGCCCTGCTCGGCGTCCTGGCCGCCGTCAACGCCGCGCTCCGCCCGCTCGGCGCGGGCACCGCCGGCATCGAGACGGTGTTCTTCCTGCTCATCCTGGCCGGACGGGTCCTCGGCCCCGGGTTCGGCTTCGCGCTGGGCGCCGTCTCCCTGTTCGCCTCCGCCCTGCTGACGGCCGGCGTCGGCCCGTGGCTGCCGTTCCAGATGATGGCCGCCGGCTGGGTCGGGCTCGGCGCCGGGCTGCTGCCGCGCCGCCCCACGGGCCGCGCCGAGATCGCGCTCCTCGCCGCCTACGGCGCCGTGTCCGCGTACGCCTTCGGCCTCGTCATGAACCTGTGGTTCTGGCCCTACGCGACGGGCACCGGCACCGACCTGTCCATCGACCCCGAGGCGCCCTGGACCACCAACCTCCGCACCTTCCTCCTCTACACCCTGGTGACCTCCACCATCGGCTGGGACACCGGCCGGGCGGTGACCAACGTCCTCACCGTCTGCGCCCTCGGCCCCGCCGTCCTCACCACCCTGCGCCGCGCCGCGCGGCGCGCCGCCTTCGACACCCCCGTGACGTTCGCCGGCCGCGCACCCGCCGCCGGCGACACCGCCACCGGCGTCCCACCGGGCGCCGACGACAAGGAAGCACCCATCCGATGA
- a CDS encoding prenyltransferase/squalene oxidase repeat-containing protein, with protein MTRPQRPRAATLLTAALLASAALAGSGTAARADAPPDLADPAAAAATWTVAQLTDGSNASGDHGLTADIVLGLASTGTAGDAQRAATDWLAENAADYVTRGAPDSGTVFAGGTAKLALVAAAEHRDPSDFGGLDLTALLLAGLQDTGRISDAGSAGDMSNQFSQSLAVLALERTGDLPDLAVDFLASTQCADGGFPLSLRRNPDRCTSDTDSTGLAVQALIAAGHSDGTDAALDWLEDGQGEDGGFGYNATAVPNSNSTALAVQALVAGGRDEAADLGVTWLRAMQVGCAGAAGDRGAVGYLDPVADGMALRSTAQVVPALAGVPLGDIDAPATTTPGVSGIDCTPDEGQTDGGASGDPGTDDPQDPDEPGDPQDPDDGTSGGTDPGDTDPDDTDPDDTGTGGTTTGGTDSGGTDTGGTTTDGTTTGGTDSGGTTTGGTDTGGTGGVVPDGSLASTGSSPLPLVGLAAALLAAGAAATLVARRRRATH; from the coding sequence ATGACCAGACCCCAGCGGCCCCGCGCCGCCACCCTGCTGACCGCCGCCCTCCTCGCCTCGGCCGCGCTCGCGGGCTCGGGCACCGCCGCCCGCGCCGACGCGCCGCCGGACCTCGCCGACCCCGCCGCCGCGGCCGCGACCTGGACCGTCGCCCAGCTCACCGACGGCAGCAACGCGTCGGGCGACCACGGCCTGACCGCCGACATCGTCCTCGGCCTCGCCTCCACCGGCACCGCGGGCGACGCCCAGCGGGCCGCGACCGACTGGCTCGCGGAGAACGCCGCCGACTACGTCACCCGGGGCGCGCCCGACAGCGGGACCGTCTTCGCCGGCGGCACGGCGAAGCTCGCCCTCGTCGCCGCGGCCGAGCACCGGGACCCGTCGGACTTCGGCGGCCTCGACCTCACCGCCCTGCTGCTCGCCGGTCTCCAGGACACCGGCCGGATCAGCGACGCCGGGTCGGCCGGCGACATGTCGAACCAGTTCTCCCAGTCCCTCGCCGTCCTGGCCCTGGAACGGACCGGCGACCTCCCCGACTTGGCCGTGGACTTCCTCGCCTCGACCCAGTGTGCCGACGGCGGCTTCCCTCTGTCGCTGCGCCGCAACCCCGACCGCTGCACCTCCGACACCGACAGCACCGGGCTCGCCGTCCAGGCCCTGATCGCCGCCGGGCACAGTGACGGCACCGACGCCGCCCTCGACTGGCTGGAGGACGGGCAGGGCGAGGACGGCGGCTTCGGCTACAACGCCACCGCCGTCCCCAACAGCAACTCGACGGCCCTCGCCGTGCAGGCCCTCGTGGCCGGCGGCCGGGACGAGGCCGCCGACCTGGGCGTCACCTGGCTGCGCGCGATGCAGGTCGGCTGCGCCGGGGCCGCCGGGGACCGGGGCGCCGTCGGCTACCTGGACCCGGTCGCGGACGGCATGGCGCTGCGCTCCACCGCCCAGGTCGTCCCGGCCCTCGCGGGCGTCCCGCTCGGCGACATCGACGCGCCGGCCACGACCACGCCGGGCGTGTCCGGGATCGACTGCACGCCGGACGAGGGGCAGACGGACGGCGGCGCGTCCGGCGACCCGGGCACCGACGACCCGCAGGACCCGGACGAGCCGGGCGACCCGCAGGACCCGGACGACGGCACCTCCGGCGGCACCGACCCGGGTGACACCGACCCGGACGACACCGACCCGGACGACACCGGTACGGGCGGCACGACCACCGGCGGCACCGACTCCGGCGGGACGGACACCGGCGGCACGACCACGGACGGCACGACCACCGGCGGGACGGATTCCGGCGGCACGACGACGGGCGGCACGGACACGGGCGGCACCGGCGGTGTCGTCCCGGACGGCAGCCTCGCGTCCACCGGCAGCTCCCCCCTGCCCCTCGTCGGCCTGGCCGCGGCCCTGCTGGCGGCGGGAGCGGCCGCCACCCTCGTCGCACGCCGCCGCCGCGCCACGCACTGA